From the genome of Terriglobia bacterium, one region includes:
- a CDS encoding sulfurtransferase: MNYANPQLLWSVDELKSRLSDPKLVLMDMRPPEAYANGHIPAARSFDIFGISLIDTRPEPLNAFLWIIEHLIQAKGVNHDSTVVAYDDIAGMRSARLFWFLEFFGHDDVHLLNGGFNAWQAAGLPVTHEATIAKTGDFKMKQRPERLATADHVLGKLNTAASVIVDTRSDDEYTGKLVRAKRGGAIPGAVHLEWTNNLNPQGFFKSADELNKMYAERGITPEKEVIPHCQGAYRSAHTYLALRLIGFPNVRNYLGSWGEWGNRTDLPIEHPTLP; the protein is encoded by the coding sequence ATGAACTACGCGAATCCGCAGTTGCTCTGGTCTGTAGACGAGTTGAAAAGCCGGCTGTCCGATCCGAAGCTGGTGCTCATGGATATGAGACCTCCCGAGGCCTATGCCAACGGCCATATCCCGGCCGCCCGCAGCTTCGATATTTTCGGAATCAGCCTGATCGACACCCGGCCCGAGCCGTTGAATGCCTTCCTGTGGATCATCGAACACCTGATTCAGGCCAAAGGCGTCAACCACGACAGCACCGTTGTGGCCTACGACGACATCGCCGGAATGCGTTCCGCCAGACTGTTCTGGTTCCTGGAATTCTTCGGACATGACGATGTGCATCTGCTCAACGGCGGTTTCAACGCATGGCAGGCTGCGGGTTTGCCCGTAACTCATGAGGCAACGATTGCGAAAACCGGCGATTTCAAGATGAAACAGCGGCCGGAACGGCTCGCCACTGCCGATCACGTGCTGGGAAAGTTGAATACGGCGGCCTCGGTGATCGTCGATACGCGCAGCGATGATGAATATACCGGGAAGCTGGTGCGAGCGAAACGCGGCGGCGCCATTCCCGGAGCCGTCCACCTCGAGTGGACGAACAATTTGAACCCGCAAGGTTTCTTCAAGTCCGCCGATGAATTAAACAAAATGTACGCGGAACGCGGGATCACACCAGAAAAGGAAGTCATTCCGCACTGCCAGGGCGCCTACCGCTCGGCGCACACCTACCTGGCGCTGCGTTTAATCGGTTTTCCAAACGTGCGGAATTATCTCGGGTCGTGGGGTGAGTGGGGAAACCGTACCGATTTGCCGATTGAGCATCCAACGCTTCCGTAG